From the genome of Oxyura jamaicensis isolate SHBP4307 breed ruddy duck chromosome 2, BPBGC_Ojam_1.0, whole genome shotgun sequence, one region includes:
- the VPS4B gene encoding vacuolar protein sorting-associated protein 4B — MAGTTGNLQKAIDLASKAAQEDKAGNYEEAFHLYQHAVQYFLHVIKYEAQGDKAKQSIRLRCAEYLDRAEKLKEYLKKKEKTASKPVKESGPTDGKGNDSDGEGESEDPEKKKLQNQLQGAIVIERPNVKWSDVAGLEGAKEALKEAVILPIKFPHLFTGKRTPWRGILLFGPPGTGKSYLAKAVATEANNSTFFSVSSSDLVSKWLGESEKLVKNLFQLARENKPSIIFIDEIDSLCGSRSENESEAARRIKTEFLVQMQGVGVDNEGILVLGATNIPWVLDSAIRRRFEKRIYIPLPEQHARAAMFKLHLGSTPNHLTESDYRELGKRTEGYSGADISIIVRDALMQPVRTVQSATHFKKVKGPSVSNPNIMVDLFTPCSPGDPEAEEMTWMDVPGDKLLEPQVSMNDMLRSLASTKPTVNEQDLEKLRKFTEDFGQEG; from the exons ATGGCGGGCACCACCGGCAACCTGCAG AAAGCAATAGACCTTGCTAGCAAGGCAGCACAGGAAGACAAAGCAGGCAACTATGAGGAAGCCTTCCACTTGTACCAGCATGCTGTccagtattttcttcatgttattAAAT ATGAAGCACAGGGcgataaagcaaaacagagcattAGATTGAGATGTGCAGAATACTTGGACAGagcagaaaaactgaaggaatatttgaaaaagaaagaaaaaactgcaTCAAAACCAGTTAAAGAGTCTGGTCCTACTGATGGAAAAGG GAATGACAGTGATGGGGAAGGAGAGTCAGAGGATCCGGAGAAAAAGAAGCTACAGAATCAACTTCAAG GTGCTATTGTTATAGAGAGACCAAATGTAAAATGGAGTGATGTTGCAGGCCTTGAAGGTGCCAAAGAAGCTCTTAAAGAGGCAGTGATCTTGCCCATTAAATTTCCACACTTGTTTACAG GAAAGAGAACACCCTGGAGAGGGATTCTTCTGTTTGGACCACCAGGAACAGGAAAGTCTTATTTAGCAAAGGCTGTTGCAACAGAAGCAAACAACTCGACTTTCTTCTCAGTATCTTCCTCTGACCTGGTCTCAAAGTGGTTGGGAGAGAGCGAAAA attagtGAAAAACTTGTTCCAGCTTGccagagaaaacaaaccttCCATTATCTTCATTGATGAGATAGATTCACTATGTGGGTcaagaagtgaaaatgaaagcGAGGCTGCTAGACGgattaaaacagaatttctagTCCAGATGCAAG GGGTTGGTGTCGACAATGAAGGAATATTGGTCTTAGGAGCAACAAACATACCCTGGGTTTTGGATTCCGCTATCAGGAGAAG GTTTGAGAAGCGTATTTATATTCCTTTACCTGAACAACATGCCAGGGCTGCAATGTTCAAACTTCACCTTGGGTCAACTCCAAATCACCTGACAGAATCAGATTATCGAGAGCTTGGAAAAAGAACTGAGGGCTATTCTGGTGCAGATATAAGCATCATTGTACGTGATGCACTGATGCAGCCTGTTAGAACAGTGCAATCAGCTACTCACTTTAAAAAA gttAAAGGACCATCAGTGTCTAATCCGAATATCATGGTAGATTTGTTCACCCCTTGCTCTCCAGGTGATCctgaagctgaagaaatgaCATGGATGGATGTTCCAGGTGATAAGTTACTGGAGCCACAAGTTTCCATG aacgATATGCTTAGGTCGCTAGCTAGCACAAAACCAACAGTTAATGAACAGGACCTGGAGAAGTTAAGGAAGTTTACAGAAGATTTTGGTCAGGAAGGCTAA